The Sphingobacteriaceae bacterium DNA window CATGGAAGCCCACGGGCTGATCCAAGTCCTGCGGGCTTTGCAGTCAGCCATTCAGAAGTTGGGGCGGTACGCCGTGGAAGCCGATTCCGCCGAAATCCACAGCCTGCTGCGGGAGATCCAGCTGGCCCATAGCCGGCGGTTCGACGCCTTGACGAGCTTCTTCCACCGGGAGGAGCCGGAGCCGGCGGCCATGGCGCCCAGGCCCATCCCCGCCCCGGCGCCGGGGCCCATGCCCGGGCCCACCCCGGCCACGCCCATGCCGGCGGCGGGCTACGCCGGGGTAGCGGCGGGCCACTTTGAGGCGGCGGCGGAGTTGTCGCCCCAGGGGGGGCAGGGGGAGAGGCGTACGGAGCGGCAGCGTCCCCTCCAGCCCCGGCGCTACGAGGTGGAGCCGGCCAACGAAGGGGACCGGCGGCGCCGGCGGCCGCCCAAGGGGGCAAGCCGTTGATGCGGGACTGGAGTTCCTTGATGGATGCCTTGGAGACGGAGCGCCACATCGCCGGGCTGTGCACCGCCGCCCTGGGCCGGACGGTCCACGGGGAACTGCGGGCCCAACTGCTCATGTGCCACCAGGAGGCGGTGGATGGGGCGGGCCGCCTGCTGGAGGTCATGTGCCGGCAGGGCGGGCTCCAGCCCATGCCCTTGTCCCCCGAGCAGCGGCAGGCCCTGGCGGGGCAATTCCGCCGGCCCCGCTGACGGGCTTACGAATCGGGAGTTACGGTCTTGGGGCTCATCATGTGGAGGGGCTGCCCCATGGCGGCCAGGGCGGCCTCCATGAGGGCCTCGCCCATGGTGGGATGGGGGTGCACCGTAAGGGCCAGGTCTTCCAGGCGGGCACCCATTTCCAGAGCCAGGGCCGCCTCGCTGATGAGGGTGGATACGTCCTTGCCGGCCATCTGGACCCCCAGCACCACCTGGCTGGCGGCGTCGGCCACCACCTTGACGAAGCCGGCGGCGGCATCGGTGCTGACGGCCCGGCCCAAGGCCTGGAAGGGGAAGCGCCCCACCCGCACATCGTAGCCGGCCCGGCGGGCTTCATCCTCGGTCATCCCCACCGAGGCCAACTCCGGCTGGGTGAAGACCACCGCGGGAATGGCCGTGGGGGCGAAGGCCGCGGGCAGGCCGGCGATGGCTTCGGCCGCTGCCAGGCCCTGCTGGTAGGCCTTGTGGGCCAGCAGGGGCTCGCCCGTTACGTCGCCTACGGCAAAGATACGGTCCACGGACGTGCGGCACTGCTCGTCCACGGTGATGTAGCCGCTGTCGTCCACGGCGACTCCCGCCGCGTCCAGCCCCAGGTCGTCGGTATCGGGCCGGCGGCCGACGGCCACCAGGATCAGGTCGCAGGGAACGACCTGTCGTTGCCTTTCCCCGCCCTCCTCCTGGAAGACGGCCACCTGGAGGGAGCCGTCGTCGGCCCGCTCCCAGCCCTCGGCCCGGGCCTTCACCAGGGTGGTGATCCCCAGGCGCTCCAGGCTCGGGGTCAGCGTTGCCGTCAGTTCGGGGTCGAAGCCGGGCAGCAGCCGGTCCATGGCTTCCACGATGGTCACCCGGCTGCCCACGGAGGCGAAGAAGGTGCCCAGTTCCAGGCCGATATAGCCGCCCCCGATGACCAGCAGCCGGGGCGGGATCTCCTTAAGGCGCAGGATGGCGCCGGCGTTCAGGACGGCCTTTCCATCGAAGGCGAAGCCCGGCAGGCCTCGGGCCAGGGAGCCGGTGGCGATGACGGCATGCTCGAATTCGATGGTCTCGTTGCCGCCGGGGCC harbors:
- the lpdA gene encoding dihydrolipoyl dehydrogenase translates to MVVGDVATGTQVAVIGGGPGGYAAALRAAQLGKDVVLIEAEALGGVCLHKGCIPSKALLSAGEIYHSLPGLAARGINVAGASLDMAKLQQWKDDVVNRLAAGLNQLCRSRDVQIIQGRARFTGPRQLAVSGPGGNETIEFEHAVIATGSLARGLPGFAFDGKAVLNAGAILRLKEIPPRLLVIGGGYIGLELGTFFASVGSRVTIVEAMDRLLPGFDPELTATLTPSLERLGITTLVKARAEGWERADDGSLQVAVFQEEGGERQRQVVPCDLILVAVGRRPDTDDLGLDAAGVAVDDSGYITVDEQCRTSVDRIFAVGDVTGEPLLAHKAYQQGLAAAEAIAGLPAAFAPTAIPAVVFTQPELASVGMTEDEARRAGYDVRVGRFPFQALGRAVSTDAAAGFVKVVADAASQVVLGVQMAGKDVSTLISEAALALEMGARLEDLALTVHPHPTMGEALMEAALAAMGQPLHMMSPKTVTPDS
- a CDS encoding spore coat protein — its product is MMRDWSSLMDALETERHIAGLCTAALGRTVHGELRAQLLMCHQEAVDGAGRLLEVMCRQGGLQPMPLSPEQRQALAGQFRRPR